The following proteins are co-located in the Neomonachus schauinslandi chromosome 8, ASM220157v2, whole genome shotgun sequence genome:
- the ZBTB12 gene encoding zinc finger and BTB domain-containing protein 12, producing the protein MASGVEVLRFQLPGHEAATLRNMNQLRAEERFCDVTIVADSLKFRGHKVILAACSPFLRDQFLLNPSSELQVSLMHSARIVADLLLSCYTGALEFAVRDIVNYLTAASYLQMEHVVEKCRNALSQFIEPKIGLKEDGVSDASLVSSVSATKSLLPPARTPKPAPKPPPPPPLPPPPLRPVKLEFPLDEDLELKAEEEDEDEDEDVSDICIVKVESALEVAHRLKPPGGLGGGLSIGGSVGGHLGELAQSSVPPSTVAPPQGVVKACYSLSEDAEGEGLLLIPGGRASVGATSGLVEAAAVAMAARGAGGSLGAGGSRGPLPGGFSSGNPLKNIKCTKCPEVFQGVEKLVFHMRAQHFIFMCPRCGKQFNHSSNLNRHMNVHRGVKSHSCGICGKCFTQKSTLHDHLNLHSGARPYRCSYCDVRFAHKPAIRRHLKEQHGKTTAENVLEASVAEINVLIR; encoded by the coding sequence ATGGCCTCTGGGGTGGAAGTCCTGCGCTTCCAGCTGCCCGGCCACGAGGCCGCTACCCTGCGGAACATGAACCAGCTCCGCGCAGAGGAGCGGTTTTGTGACGTGACCATTGTGGCCGACAGCCTCAAGTTCCGTGGCCACAAGGTCATCCTGGCCGCCTGCTCGCCTTTCCTGAGGGACCAGTTCCTGCTGAACCCCAGTTCTGAGCTGCAGGTCTCCCTGATGCACAGTGCGCGCATCGTGGCCGACCTGCTCCTCTCCTGCTACACGGGCGCTCTGGAATTTGCTGTCAGGGACATCGTCAACTACCTGACGGCTGCCTCCTACCTGCAGATGGAGCACGTGGTGGAGAAATGCAGGAACGCCCTCAGCCAGTTCATTGAGCCCAAAATAGGCCTCAAAGAGGACGGGGTCAGCGATGCCAGCCTTGTGAGCAGTGTCAGTGCCACCaaatccctcctccctcctgccaggACCCCAAAACCAGcccccaaacccccaccccccccccctctaccccccccccccctacggCCTGTGAAACTGGAGTTCCCCCTGGATGAGGACCTGGAGCTGAAGGCcgaggaggaagatgaggacgaggacgaggacgTGTCTGACATCTGCATCGTCAAGGTGGAGTCAGCCCTGGAGGTGGCACACCGGCTCAAACCTCCCGGAGGTTTGGGAGGGGGTCTGAGCATCGGAGGCTCCGTGGGCGGCCACCTGGGAGAGCTGGCTCAGAGCAGCGTGCCCCCCAGCACTGTGGCCCCACCGCAGGGTGTAGTGAAAGCCTGCTATAGCCTGTCCGAGGACGCAGAAGGGGAGGGCTTGCTGTTGATCCCTGGAGGCCGGGCCAGCGTGGGGGCCACCTCGGGCCTGGTGGAGGCAGCAGCGGTGGCCATGGctgcccggggggcggggggcagcctgggggcagggggcagcagggGACCCCTGCCTGGGGGCTTTTCCAGTGGAAACCCCCTAAAGAACATCAAGTGCACCAAGTGCCCGGAAGTGTTCCAGGGCGTGGAGAAGCTGGTCTTCCACATGCGGGCGCAGCACTTCATCTTCATGTGCCCACGCTGCGGCAAGCAGTTCAACCACAGCAGCAACCTCAACCGCCACATGAACGTGCACCGCGGCGTCAAGTCGCACTCCTGTGGCATCTGCGGCAAGTGCTTCACGCAGAAGTCCACGCTGCACGACCACCTCAACCTCCACTCTGGAGCGAGGCCCTATCGCTGCTCTTACTGCGACGTGCGCTTCGCTCACAAGCCCGCCATTAGGCGGCACCTCAAGGAGCAGCATGGCAAGACAACGGCAGAGAACGTGCTGGAGGCCAGCGTGGCCGAGATCAACGTCCTCATCCGCTAG